A region of Streptomyces cinnamoneus DNA encodes the following proteins:
- a CDS encoding aldo/keto reductase has protein sequence MKYRELGAQGPEVSAIGLGCMGMSVAYGVPDEEESQHTLDRALELGVTLLDTADAYGQGLNEELVGRWLRRHPGDRDRMVVATKFGLRHDAATGRVGDVDTSAAYVPVACRASLRRLGVDHIDLYYAHRRNPATPVEETVGAMSRLVDEGLVRHIGLSEVSTATLRRAHAVHPVSAVQVEYSLFTRSVVEDELLATCRELGIAVVAYSPLGRGMLTGALASREDLGPQDNRRRWPRFADDNIDRNLALVRAVGDVAARLGCTPAQAALAWLLAQGDDVVPIPGTKRRRYLEENAGAVDLRLTPGDLDLLRAAVPEEAVAGERYPVQALERLGH, from the coding sequence GTGAAGTACCGCGAACTCGGTGCCCAGGGGCCCGAGGTGTCGGCGATCGGCCTGGGCTGCATGGGCATGTCGGTCGCCTACGGCGTCCCCGACGAGGAGGAGTCCCAGCACACCCTGGACCGCGCCCTGGAACTGGGCGTCACCCTCCTCGACACCGCGGACGCCTACGGGCAGGGACTCAACGAGGAGCTGGTGGGCCGCTGGCTGCGCCGGCACCCCGGCGACCGGGACCGCATGGTGGTGGCCACCAAGTTCGGCCTGAGGCACGACGCGGCCACCGGGCGGGTCGGCGACGTCGACACCTCCGCCGCCTACGTCCCGGTCGCCTGCCGCGCCTCGCTGCGCCGTCTGGGCGTCGACCACATCGACCTCTACTACGCACACCGCAGGAACCCCGCGACGCCCGTCGAGGAGACGGTGGGCGCCATGTCCCGGCTGGTGGACGAGGGACTGGTACGCCACATCGGACTCAGCGAGGTCAGCACCGCCACACTCCGCAGGGCGCACGCCGTCCACCCCGTCAGCGCGGTGCAGGTGGAGTACTCGCTCTTCACCCGGAGCGTGGTGGAGGACGAGCTGCTCGCCACCTGCCGCGAGCTGGGGATCGCCGTCGTGGCCTACTCCCCGCTGGGGCGCGGCATGCTCACGGGGGCGCTCGCCTCCCGCGAGGACCTGGGCCCGCAGGACAACCGGCGGCGCTGGCCGCGCTTCGCCGACGACAACATCGACCGCAACCTGGCGCTCGTCCGCGCCGTCGGGGACGTCGCCGCGCGGCTCGGCTGCACACCCGCCCAGGCGGCGCTCGCCTGGCTGCTGGCCCAGGGGGACGACGTCGTACCCATTCCCGGCACCAAGCGCCGGCGGTACCTGGAGGAGAACGCGGGCGCGGTGGACCTGCGTCTGACCCCCGGCGACCTCGACCTGCTGCGCGCGGCCGTGCCCGAGGAGGCGGTGGCCGGCGAGCGGTACCCCGTCCAGGCGCTGGAGCGCCTCGGCCACTGA
- a CDS encoding nucleotide pyrophosphohydrolase, which yields MGGGGALELGALQRRLAAFAAAREWQPFHTPKNLAAALSVEASELVEIFQWLTPEESARVMDSPGTAGRVQDEVADVLAYLLQFCDVLGIDVLAALSTKIDRNERRFPVPGERGGGAPDEGDCHSPE from the coding sequence GTGGGGGGAGGCGGCGCCCTTGAGCTCGGCGCGTTGCAGCGCCGTCTCGCGGCGTTCGCGGCGGCGCGAGAGTGGCAGCCGTTCCACACGCCCAAGAACCTCGCGGCGGCGCTCAGCGTCGAGGCCTCCGAACTGGTGGAGATCTTCCAGTGGCTGACGCCCGAGGAGTCGGCGCGGGTGATGGACAGTCCCGGGACGGCGGGGCGGGTCCAGGACGAGGTCGCGGACGTCCTGGCGTATCTGCTCCAGTTCTGCGACGTGCTGGGGATCGACGTGCTGGCGGCGCTGTCGACGAAGATCGACCGCAACGAGCGGCGCTTTCCGGTACCGGGGGAGCGGGGCGGTGGGGCCCCGGACGAGGGCGATTGTCACTCTCCGGAGTGA
- a CDS encoding ornithine cyclodeaminase family protein, protein MSTLILPASDIARIVQLVGRDTLMDRMIDRMACGIAALGRGEVEPTPRRGGFTRDSDGVGVIEWMPHHEPGKGMTLKTVGYTPSNPTNNDLPTILGTVARYDDVTGQLVALADGVVPTAIRTGAMSAVASRLLARPDSTTVGLIGAGAQSVTQLHALSRVFDVRRVLVHDIDPEHTASFASRVAFLGPDLDIQLVTAERVAAESDVICTATTVGVGEGPVLPDTVMRDHVHVNAVGADLPGKTELSAGLLARSLVTYDHLGQARVEGECQQLPEDAVGPSLASLCADPGSALPWRERSTVFDSTGFAFEDHLALDLFLELAIDFGLGQTVEVEYHPVDSLDPYPPLVDADSAAGVPVRHAVPSAAA, encoded by the coding sequence ATGAGCACGTTAATTCTGCCTGCGTCCGATATCGCCAGGATCGTGCAGCTGGTCGGGCGCGACACGCTGATGGACCGGATGATCGACCGAATGGCGTGCGGAATTGCGGCACTTGGCCGCGGCGAGGTCGAACCGACGCCCCGGCGCGGTGGATTCACCCGCGACTCCGACGGTGTCGGCGTCATTGAATGGATGCCGCACCACGAGCCCGGCAAGGGCATGACGCTCAAGACCGTGGGATACACCCCGAGCAATCCCACCAACAATGACCTCCCCACCATTCTGGGCACGGTGGCCCGCTACGACGACGTGACCGGACAGCTGGTCGCCCTCGCCGACGGCGTGGTCCCCACCGCGATCCGCACCGGCGCCATGTCCGCGGTGGCGAGCCGGTTGCTGGCCCGCCCGGACAGCACGACCGTCGGCCTCATCGGCGCCGGCGCCCAGTCCGTCACCCAGCTGCACGCCCTGTCGCGGGTGTTCGACGTGCGCCGGGTCCTGGTCCACGACATCGACCCCGAGCACACGGCGAGCTTCGCCAGCCGGGTCGCCTTCCTCGGCCCGGACCTCGACATCCAGCTGGTCACGGCCGAACGGGTGGCCGCCGAGTCGGACGTCATCTGCACCGCCACCACCGTGGGCGTCGGCGAGGGCCCCGTCCTGCCGGACACCGTCATGCGCGACCACGTCCACGTGAACGCGGTCGGCGCGGACCTCCCGGGCAAGACCGAGCTGTCGGCCGGGCTGCTCGCCCGTTCGCTCGTCACCTACGACCACCTGGGTCAGGCCCGCGTCGAGGGCGAGTGCCAGCAGCTGCCCGAGGACGCCGTAGGCCCCTCCCTGGCCAGTCTCTGCGCCGACCCCGGGTCGGCCCTGCCGTGGCGCGAGCGCAGCACCGTATTCGACTCCACCGGTTTCGCATTCGAGGACCACCTGGCCCTCGACCTCTTCCTGGAACTCGCCATCGATTTCGGGCTCGGCCAGACCGTCGAGGTGGAATACCACCCGGTCGACAGCCTCGACCCGTATCCGCCGCTCGTCGACGCCGATTCCGCAGCGGGTGTGCCCGTGCGACACGCGGTGCCGTCCGCCGCGGCCTGA
- a CDS encoding cell division protein SepF — MNRSEATDEQWEGLAEVVPLRGHQAWPSWPDHRALPEEEPERDRRRLVVLRVQVFADAREVAEHLIARVPVLLDLTSADIDVAKRILDFSSGVVFGLSSAMHRVDTNVFLLAPEGTEVGSGYPDRRKNDQLKRFG; from the coding sequence GTGAACCGGTCCGAGGCCACCGACGAGCAGTGGGAGGGACTGGCCGAGGTCGTCCCGCTGAGAGGTCACCAGGCATGGCCGTCCTGGCCCGACCACCGGGCCCTGCCCGAGGAGGAGCCCGAGCGGGACCGCCGGCGGCTCGTCGTGCTCCGCGTCCAGGTCTTCGCGGACGCGCGCGAGGTCGCCGAGCACCTGATCGCCCGCGTTCCGGTGCTGCTGGACCTCACCAGCGCCGACATCGACGTCGCCAAGCGGATCCTGGACTTCTCCAGCGGCGTCGTCTTCGGCCTGAGCAGCGCCATGCACCGGGTCGACACCAATGTCTTTCTGCTCGCTCCCGAAGGGACGGAGGTGGGTTCGGGGTACCCCGATCGTAGGAAGAATGATCAGCTGAAACGGTTTGGCTGA
- a CDS encoding ATP-binding protein: MDAARQPQRPAVTELRLSAFKSHRNAVYPLAPLTLFRGASGSGKSSALEAYGALARLAGGDRLDEALAPVAGGALACVPQSARPDAQGRRGFRIGCTVEGPVGPVRLDVAVQAEPELRVVGERLSASGRVLLSTALRDPGLRKVEAAWHTAGSVPVTRAPLPDDRLGTALLPLRVAGKTAGQRMVLDAAEQTVVALRSVFPCDPRPELMRTPVAARDGLLRGACDNVAAVLGRTRNECVTRHAALVAAAGAGCRGQVEGLGVEGLTGGLVRAVLARGPGADTPLERLGDGELRYLALCLVLLTGPGVLEVDPAAEVLPARQVLTVLADGFDRCLDGRQARELLGLAARMCERGHIRLVGSVRGVVAEVAEEVMGASMVDLEV; encoded by the coding sequence ATGGACGCCGCCCGCCAGCCTCAGCGCCCCGCCGTGACCGAACTGCGGCTCTCCGCCTTCAAGTCGCACCGCAACGCCGTCTATCCGCTCGCGCCCCTGACCCTGTTCCGGGGCGCGAGCGGCAGCGGCAAGTCCAGCGCGCTGGAGGCGTACGGGGCGCTCGCCCGGCTCGCCGGCGGCGACCGCCTCGACGAGGCCCTCGCCCCCGTGGCCGGCGGGGCCCTGGCGTGCGTACCCCAGTCGGCCAGGCCCGACGCCCAGGGGCGGCGCGGCTTCAGGATCGGCTGCACCGTGGAGGGGCCGGTGGGCCCGGTCCGGCTGGACGTGGCCGTGCAGGCCGAGCCGGAGCTGCGGGTGGTCGGCGAGCGGCTGAGCGCCTCCGGGCGCGTCCTGTTGTCCACGGCGCTGCGGGACCCGGGCCTGCGCAAGGTCGAGGCCGCCTGGCACACCGCGGGCTCCGTGCCCGTCACCCGCGCCCCGCTGCCCGACGACCGGCTCGGCACCGCGCTGCTCCCGCTGCGCGTCGCCGGCAAGACCGCCGGACAGCGGATGGTGCTCGACGCGGCCGAGCAGACCGTGGTCGCGTTGCGCTCCGTCTTCCCCTGCGACCCGCGCCCCGAACTGATGCGCACGCCCGTCGCCGCGCGCGACGGGCTGCTGCGCGGCGCCTGTGACAACGTTGCCGCGGTGCTCGGCCGGACCCGCAACGAGTGCGTCACCCGGCACGCGGCCCTGGTCGCGGCCGCGGGGGCCGGCTGCCGGGGGCAGGTCGAGGGGCTGGGCGTGGAGGGCCTGACGGGCGGTCTCGTACGGGCCGTGCTGGCCCGCGGCCCGGGCGCGGACACGCCCTTGGAGCGGCTGGGGGACGGGGAGTTGCGCTATCTGGCCCTGTGCCTGGTCCTGCTGACCGGACCGGGCGTGCTGGAGGTGGATCCGGCCGCCGAGGTGCTGCCCGCGCGCCAGGTGCTGACCGTGCTGGCCGACGGCTTCGACCGGTGCCTCGACGGCCGCCAGGCGCGGGAGCTGCTGGGACTGGCGGCGCGGATGTGCGAGCGGGGACACATCAGGCTGGTGGGGTCGGTGCGGGGGGTGGTGGCAGAGGTGGCCGAGGAGGTGATGGGCGCCTCGATGGTAGACCTGGAGGTGTGA
- a CDS encoding DUF6099 family protein → MDAARLIEVTRHALARAGAVEDIVVEAWQAQALAEAVGSHLAAHGPFEVRAAARGLSEAGGRASGALCRIALRAGGLRAAQLGEVRDPWSALTDLGDLLGEVGIALVGVACACEEDAVYWQCIEAIDAADETSDRISGLLRRLTLRERGGAA, encoded by the coding sequence ATGGACGCGGCGCGGCTGATCGAGGTCACACGGCACGCCCTGGCGCGGGCCGGGGCGGTGGAGGACATCGTCGTTGAGGCATGGCAGGCACAGGCGCTGGCGGAGGCGGTCGGGAGTCATCTCGCGGCGCACGGGCCCTTTGAAGTGCGGGCGGCGGCCCGGGGCCTGAGCGAGGCGGGCGGCAGGGCCTCCGGCGCGCTGTGCCGGATCGCCCTGCGCGCCGGAGGCTTACGGGCGGCGCAGCTGGGTGAAGTGCGCGACCCGTGGAGTGCGTTGACGGACCTCGGCGACCTCCTCGGGGAGGTGGGCATAGCCCTGGTGGGCGTCGCCTGCGCGTGCGAGGAGGACGCCGTCTACTGGCAGTGCATCGAGGCGATCGACGCCGCCGACGAGACGAGCGACCGGATCAGCGGACTGCTGAGACGGCTCACCCTGCGGGAGCGGGGAGGTGCGGCGTGA
- a CDS encoding MAB_1171c family putative transporter, with the protein MHDVKAVVFPACAALCALAFLYKLRDVRHQRDDPALRALLVAFSCKGVSFTLSTPLVARKVDDALGVRDLGALGIHLFGGVASSAAFLTAIVYWVYPREEARRRALARLGAAAVVAVVMFSLWIAAKSGVQQRSAHYLLQNAHRPVVAAYLLLYVSAFGSGMIEIIRLCGRYGRVAGRQWLRRGLHTTAIGASACLVYCLNRALSVVTVQLGLDPLEWELLTPVANGTGIFFLVAGLTMPSWGPRVSDARRLARNFVTYQRLHPLWHALSTAIPDIALNPQSDNRLTHLLPGDINYRLYRRVIEIQDGLLALRPYTDPDVVAAAERSGHEAGLSGDRLHARVQATSLAAALRAKRDRQQPGGEPVPLRPDATGGGGYADEVAWLLKVARAYTALPSAERTTQ; encoded by the coding sequence ATGCACGACGTGAAGGCCGTGGTGTTCCCGGCATGCGCGGCCCTGTGCGCGCTGGCCTTCCTCTACAAGCTGCGCGACGTGCGGCACCAGCGGGACGATCCGGCGCTGAGGGCACTGCTCGTCGCCTTCTCCTGCAAGGGCGTCTCCTTCACGCTCTCCACGCCGCTCGTCGCGCGGAAGGTCGACGACGCCCTGGGCGTGCGCGACCTCGGGGCGCTGGGCATCCACCTCTTCGGCGGGGTGGCGTCCAGCGCCGCCTTCCTCACCGCGATCGTCTACTGGGTGTACCCCCGCGAGGAGGCCCGCCGGCGCGCCCTCGCACGGCTGGGGGCGGCGGCCGTGGTGGCGGTCGTCATGTTCAGCCTGTGGATCGCGGCGAAGAGCGGGGTGCAGCAGCGCAGCGCCCACTACCTCCTGCAGAACGCCCACCGTCCGGTCGTGGCCGCCTATCTGCTCCTGTACGTCAGCGCCTTCGGCTCCGGGATGATCGAGATCATCCGTCTGTGCGGCCGGTACGGGCGGGTGGCCGGGCGGCAGTGGCTGCGCAGGGGGCTGCACACCACGGCGATCGGCGCGAGCGCCTGCCTCGTCTACTGCCTGAACCGCGCGCTCTCCGTGGTCACGGTGCAGCTCGGGCTGGACCCGCTGGAGTGGGAGCTGCTGACGCCGGTCGCCAACGGCACGGGGATCTTCTTCCTGGTGGCGGGCCTGACCATGCCGTCGTGGGGCCCCCGGGTGTCCGACGCACGGCGTCTGGCCCGCAACTTCGTCACCTACCAGCGGCTGCACCCGCTGTGGCACGCGCTGTCCACGGCGATCCCCGACATCGCCCTCAACCCCCAGTCGGACAACCGCCTCACCCATCTCCTGCCGGGCGACATCAACTACCGGCTCTACCGCCGGGTCATCGAGATACAGGACGGCCTGCTCGCGCTGCGGCCGTACACGGACCCGGACGTCGTCGCCGCCGCCGAGCGGTCGGGCCACGAGGCCGGCCTGTCGGGCGACAGACTCCACGCGCGCGTGCAGGCGACGTCGCTGGCGGCGGCCCTGCGCGCGAAGCGGGACCGGCAGCAGCCGGGCGGGGAGCCCGTGCCACTGCGGCCGGACGCGACCGGCGGCGGGGGCTACGCCGACGAGGTGGCGTGGCTGCTGAAAGTCGCCCGGGCGTACACCGCCCTTCCGTCTGCTGAAAGGACCACGCAGTGA
- a CDS encoding toxin, with product MATVSRARQQVRKGDLKRLRRASEAILARLDLPDGCSIATLTDRLSTDRGRPIQLVPLPLGAETPCGMWLATDVADIIIVEANTSRLHRDHIIAHELAHMLCRHSDSTGPDPTGIGRLLPNLDPRLVREVLGRTSYSTEEEQEAEIVASLILERVTRPPVECRWDVPSVDAETVARIDHSLNPG from the coding sequence GTGGCCACCGTCTCCCGGGCGCGGCAGCAGGTCCGTAAAGGAGACCTCAAGCGCCTGCGCCGGGCTTCCGAAGCGATCCTGGCCCGTCTGGACCTGCCCGACGGGTGCAGCATCGCCACGCTCACGGACCGGCTCAGCACGGACCGCGGCCGTCCGATCCAGCTCGTGCCGCTCCCCCTGGGAGCCGAGACCCCGTGCGGCATGTGGCTCGCCACGGACGTCGCCGACATCATCATCGTCGAGGCGAACACCAGCCGGCTGCACCGCGACCACATCATCGCCCACGAGCTCGCACACATGCTGTGCCGCCACTCCGACTCCACCGGGCCCGACCCGACCGGGATCGGCCGGCTGCTGCCCAACCTGGACCCGAGGCTCGTCCGCGAGGTGCTCGGGCGCACGAGCTACTCCACCGAGGAGGAGCAGGAGGCCGAGATCGTCGCCTCCCTCATCCTCGAGCGGGTCACGCGCCCCCCGGTGGAGTGCCGCTGGGACGTGCCGTCCGTCGACGCCGAGACCGTCGCGCGCATCGACCACTCCCTCAATCCCGGCTGA